A window from Pangasianodon hypophthalmus isolate fPanHyp1 chromosome 16, fPanHyp1.pri, whole genome shotgun sequence encodes these proteins:
- the marchf9 gene encoding E3 ubiquitin-protein ligase MARCHF9, whose protein sequence is MFKNRIRMFFNELKLLVFMRSGPRQPGVDAGTSMRGLGAMGGCGWRAFSRCTGDHDHDAEEYYGSDAGARRSAAAAGLDERDARMHANADAVSLSSGTRTPQCRICFQGPEQGELLSPCRCDGSVRCTHQPCLIRWISERGSWSCELCYFKYQVLAISTKNPLQWQAISLTVIEKVQIAAIILGSLFLIASISWLVWSSLSPSAKWQRQDLLFQICYGMYGFMDIVCIGLIIHEGSSVYRIFKRWQAVNQQWKVLNYEKAKDLGEPISSSSKATARGSRSNPHSLGSGSRRNQRIRRLRTILNHHCGYTILHILSQIRPSEARLASNSNREVVMRVTTV, encoded by the exons ATGTTCAAGAACCGGATCCGCATGTTTTTCAACGAGCTGAAGCTCCTGGTGTTCATGCGGTCCGGTCCTCGGCAGCCCGGCGTGGACGCAGGCACGAGTATGCGGGGCCTGGGCGCTATGGGCGGCTGCGGGTGGCGTGCGTTCTCCCGCTGCACCGGCGACCACGACCACGACGCTGAGGAGTACTACGGCAGCGATGCGGGCGCGAGGCGGAGCGCGGCGGCGGCGGGACTGGACGAGCGGGACGCGCGGATGCACGCGAACGCGGACGCCGTGTCCCTGAGCAGCGGAACCCGCACACCCCAGTGCCGCATCTGCTTCCAAGGACCTGAGCAG GGGGAGCTGTTGAGTCCATGCCGCTGTGACGGCTCAGTGCGCTGCACCCATCAGCCGTGTCTCATCCGCTGGATCAGCGAGAGAGgctcctggagctgtgagctcTGCTACTTCAAATACCAAGTGCTGGCCATCAGCACCAAAAATCCACTACAG TGGCAGGCCATCTCTCTGACCGTGATCGAGAAGGTGCAGATCGCCGCCATCATCCTCGGCTCGCTCTTCCTTATCGCCAGCATCTCGTGGCTGGTGTGGTCGTCGCTCAGCCCCTCGGCCAAGTGGCAGCGGCAGGACTTGCTCTTCCAGATCTGCTATGGCATGTATGGCTTCATGGACATTGTGTGCATAG GCCTCATCATCCACGAGGGTTCATCGGTCTACCGGATCTTTAAGCGCTGGCAAGCTGTCAATCAGCAGTGGAAAGTATTGAACTATGAAAAGGCCAAGGACTTGGGGGAGCCGATTAGTTCGAGCAGTAAGGCGACGGCGCGTGGCTCGCGCTCCAATCCTCACAGCCTGGGCAGTGGCAGCAGGAGGAATCAGCGCATTCGGAGGCTCAGGACTATCCTCAACCACCACTGCGGCTACACCATCCTGCACATCCTGAGTCAGATCAGGCCCAGCGAAGCGCGCCTCGCCTCCAACTCCAACCGCGAGGTGGTCATGAGGGTCACGACTGTATGA